One genomic segment of Ricinus communis isolate WT05 ecotype wild-type chromosome 5, ASM1957865v1, whole genome shotgun sequence includes these proteins:
- the LOC8258181 gene encoding nicotinate-nucleotide pyrophosphorylase [carboxylating], chloroplastic isoform X2: protein MLSLVFHQTINRKDVSFCLSELDIASNELHNTYKFRYIEWNSWFSWSVHSPRRIVRMSAIDTRNPSTLFQSMTIKPPSHPTYDLKGVIKLALAEDAGDRGDVTCIATVPSEMEVEAYFLAKEDGIIAGIALAEMLFHEVDPSLTVEWSRKDGDYVHKGLQFGKVSGRAHNIVVAERVALNFMQRMSGIATLTKAMADAASPACILETRKTAPGLRLVLIGGGKNHRMGLFDMVMIKDNHISIAGGIINAIRSVDQYLEQKNLQMEVEVETRTLEEVNEVLHYTSQTRTSVTRIMLDNMVIPLPNGDVDVTMLKNAVELINGRFETEASGNVTLETVHKIGQTGVTYISSGALTHSVKALDISLKIDTDLALQVGRRTKRA, encoded by the exons ATGCTTTCTTTAGTCTTTCACCAAACAATTAACAGAAAAGATGTTAGCTTTTGTTTATCAGAACTTGATATAGCATCAAATGAATTACACAAcacatataaatttagataCATAGAGTGGAATTCTTGGTTCTCTTGGTCTGTTCACTCTCCAAG GCGGATTGTTAGAATGTCTGCAATTGATACCAGAAATCCAAGTACATTGTTCCAATCAATGACAATAAAGCCTCCTTCACATCCTACCTATGATTTGAAGGGAGTCATTAAGCTAGCTCTTGCTGAAGATGCTGGAGATCGAG GAGATGTGACTTGTATCGCAACCGTTCCATCTGAAATGGAAGTGGAAGCCTATTTCTTGGCAAAAGAGGATGGTATCATTGCAGGAATTGCATTAGCCGAAATGCTGTTCCATGAGGTCGATCCCTCTCTGACG GTGGAATGGTCTCGGAAAGATGGAGATTATGTACATAAAGGACTACAGTTTGGAAAAGTCTCTG GGCGAGCGCATAATATTGTTGTAGCTGAAAGGGTAGCACTAAACTTTATGCAGAGGATGAGTGGAATAGCAACTCTAACTAAG GCAATGGCGGATGCTGCAAGCCCGGCGTGTATCCTAGAGACTCGAAAAACAGCTCCAGGTCTACGTTTG GTGCTGATTGGTGGAGGGAAAAATCACAGGATGGGTTTATTTGATATGGTTATGATAAAAGATAATCATATATCAATAGCAGGAGGTATCATAAATGCCATCAGATCTGTTGATCAGTATCTAGAGCAAAAGAATCTTCAAATGGAGGTTGAG GTTGAGACCAGAACACTTGAGGAAGTAAATGAGGTGTTACATTATACATCACAAACAAGGACTTCTGTGACCAGGATAATGTTGGACAATATGGTTATACCACTACCAAATGGGGATGTCGATGTAACAATGCTTAAAAATGCTGTGGAATTGATTAATGGAAGATTTGAGACTGAG GCATCAGGCAATGTTACTCTTGAAACTGTACACAAAATTGGACAGACTGGAGTAACCTACATTTCTAG TGGCGCGCTTACACATTCGGTAAAAGCACTTGACATCTCTCTCAAAATTGACACGGACTTGGCTCTTCAAGTTGGAAGGCGTACTAAACGGGCATGA
- the LOC8258181 gene encoding nicotinate-nucleotide pyrophosphorylase [carboxylating], chloroplastic isoform X3, translating into MSAVTFNSLLTLPHFLTTSRRIVRMSAIDTRNPSTLFQSMTIKPPSHPTYDLKGVIKLALAEDAGDRGDVTCIATVPSEMEVEAYFLAKEDGIIAGIALAEMLFHEVDPSLTVEWSRKDGDYVHKGLQFGKVSGRAHNIVVAERVALNFMQRMSGIATLTKAMADAASPACILETRKTAPGLRLVDKWAVLIGGGKNHRMGLFDMVMIKDNHISIAGGIINAIRSVDQYLEQKNLQMEVEVETRTLEEVNEVLHYTSQTRTSVTRIMLDNMVIPLPNGDVDVTMLKNAVELINGRFETEASGNVTLETVHKIGQTGVTYISSGALTHSVKALDISLKIDTDLALQVGRRTKRA; encoded by the exons ATGTCTGCTGTCACTTTTAACTCATTATTAACTTTGCCTCATTTCCTTACAACTTCAAG GCGGATTGTTAGAATGTCTGCAATTGATACCAGAAATCCAAGTACATTGTTCCAATCAATGACAATAAAGCCTCCTTCACATCCTACCTATGATTTGAAGGGAGTCATTAAGCTAGCTCTTGCTGAAGATGCTGGAGATCGAG GAGATGTGACTTGTATCGCAACCGTTCCATCTGAAATGGAAGTGGAAGCCTATTTCTTGGCAAAAGAGGATGGTATCATTGCAGGAATTGCATTAGCCGAAATGCTGTTCCATGAGGTCGATCCCTCTCTGACG GTGGAATGGTCTCGGAAAGATGGAGATTATGTACATAAAGGACTACAGTTTGGAAAAGTCTCTG GGCGAGCGCATAATATTGTTGTAGCTGAAAGGGTAGCACTAAACTTTATGCAGAGGATGAGTGGAATAGCAACTCTAACTAAG GCAATGGCGGATGCTGCAAGCCCGGCGTGTATCCTAGAGACTCGAAAAACAGCTCCAGGTCTACGTTTGGTAGATAAGTGGGCG GTGCTGATTGGTGGAGGGAAAAATCACAGGATGGGTTTATTTGATATGGTTATGATAAAAGATAATCATATATCAATAGCAGGAGGTATCATAAATGCCATCAGATCTGTTGATCAGTATCTAGAGCAAAAGAATCTTCAAATGGAGGTTGAG GTTGAGACCAGAACACTTGAGGAAGTAAATGAGGTGTTACATTATACATCACAAACAAGGACTTCTGTGACCAGGATAATGTTGGACAATATGGTTATACCACTACCAAATGGGGATGTCGATGTAACAATGCTTAAAAATGCTGTGGAATTGATTAATGGAAGATTTGAGACTGAG GCATCAGGCAATGTTACTCTTGAAACTGTACACAAAATTGGACAGACTGGAGTAACCTACATTTCTAG TGGCGCGCTTACACATTCGGTAAAAGCACTTGACATCTCTCTCAAAATTGACACGGACTTGGCTCTTCAAGTTGGAAGGCGTACTAAACGGGCATGA
- the LOC8258180 gene encoding nicotinate-nucleotide pyrophosphorylase [carboxylating], chloroplastic → MASRFVMPILIAIAICCRQRVVWRYFAFDNHHCNEIFKSAALEPRNLCKKHTRSLRNPRKLFQLAMTIKPPTHPTYDLKGVIKLALAEDAGDRGDITCAATIPHEMEVEAHFLAKADGVIAGVQVAEMIFDEVDPSLKVEWTVKDGDFVHKGLQFGKVSGRAHSIVVAERVALNFMQRMSGIATLTKKMADAASPACILETRKTAPGLRLIDKWAVLIGGGKNHRMGLFDMVMVKDNHISIAGGIANAIRSVDDYLERNNLQMEVEIETRTLEEVNEVLSYASQKKTSLTRIMLDNMVVPLPNGDVDVSMLKSAAELINGRFETEASGNVTLDTVHRIGQTGVTYISSGALTHSVKALDISLKIDTELALEVGRRTKRA, encoded by the exons ATGGCCTCACGTTTTGTTATGCCAATATTGATTGCCATT GCAATTTGTTGCAGGCAGAGAGTTGTGTGGAGATATTTTGCATTTGACAACCATCACTG caatgaaatatttaagagCGCTGCATTGGAaccaagaaatctttgtaAGAAACACACACGCAGTCTCAGAAATCCCAGAAAATTGTTCCAACTAGCTATGACGATCAAGCCTCCCACACATCCTACCTATGACTTGAAGGGTGTTATTAAGCTAGCTCTTGCTGAAGATGCTGGGGATAGAG GAGATATAACTTGCGCAGCAACTATTCCACATGAAATGGAAGTGGAAGCCCATTTCTTGGCGAAAGCAGATGGTGTCATTGCAGGAGTTCAAGTGGCTGAGATGATATTTGATGAGGTTGATCCCTCTCTGAAG GTGGAGTGGACCGTGAAGGATGGAGATTTTGTTCATAAAGGATTGCAGTTTGGAAAAGTATCTG GAAGAGCTCATAGTATTGTTGTAGCGGAAAGGGTAGCACTCAATTTTATGCAGAGGATGAGCGGAATAGCAACTCTAACTAag AAAATGGCAGATGCTGCAAGCCCAGCATGTATTCTAGAGACTCGAAAAACAGCTCCAGGACTGCGTTTGATTGATAAGTGGGCC GTGCTAATTGGTGGAGGCAAGAACCATAGAATGGGTTTATTTGACATGGTAATGGTAAAAGATAACCATATATCAATAGCTGGAGGTATAGCAAATGCCATCAGGTCTGTTGATGATTATTTGGAGCGAAACAATCTTCAAATGGAGGTCGAG ATTGAAACGAGAACACTTGAGGAAGTGAATGAGGTTTTAAGCTACGCATCACAAAAGAAGACATCCTTGACCAGGATAATGTTGGATAATATGGTTGTACCACTACCAAATGGAGATGTCGATGTATCTATGCTTAAAAGTGCTGCTGAATTGATCAATGGAAGATTTGAGACTGAG GCATCAGGCAATGTTACTCTGGACACGGTGCACAGGATTGGACAAACTGGGGTAACCTACATTTCTAG TGGTGCTCTGACACATTCAGTAAAAGCACTTGACATCTCGCTCAAAATCGACACAGAGTTGGCCCTTGAAGTCGGAAGGCGTACTAAACGAGCATAA
- the LOC8258181 gene encoding nicotinate-nucleotide pyrophosphorylase [carboxylating], chloroplastic isoform X1 → MLSLVFHQTINRKDVSFCLSELDIASNELHNTYKFRYIEWNSWFSWSVHSPRRIVRMSAIDTRNPSTLFQSMTIKPPSHPTYDLKGVIKLALAEDAGDRGDVTCIATVPSEMEVEAYFLAKEDGIIAGIALAEMLFHEVDPSLTVEWSRKDGDYVHKGLQFGKVSGRAHNIVVAERVALNFMQRMSGIATLTKAMADAASPACILETRKTAPGLRLVDKWAVLIGGGKNHRMGLFDMVMIKDNHISIAGGIINAIRSVDQYLEQKNLQMEVEVETRTLEEVNEVLHYTSQTRTSVTRIMLDNMVIPLPNGDVDVTMLKNAVELINGRFETEASGNVTLETVHKIGQTGVTYISSGALTHSVKALDISLKIDTDLALQVGRRTKRA, encoded by the exons ATGCTTTCTTTAGTCTTTCACCAAACAATTAACAGAAAAGATGTTAGCTTTTGTTTATCAGAACTTGATATAGCATCAAATGAATTACACAAcacatataaatttagataCATAGAGTGGAATTCTTGGTTCTCTTGGTCTGTTCACTCTCCAAG GCGGATTGTTAGAATGTCTGCAATTGATACCAGAAATCCAAGTACATTGTTCCAATCAATGACAATAAAGCCTCCTTCACATCCTACCTATGATTTGAAGGGAGTCATTAAGCTAGCTCTTGCTGAAGATGCTGGAGATCGAG GAGATGTGACTTGTATCGCAACCGTTCCATCTGAAATGGAAGTGGAAGCCTATTTCTTGGCAAAAGAGGATGGTATCATTGCAGGAATTGCATTAGCCGAAATGCTGTTCCATGAGGTCGATCCCTCTCTGACG GTGGAATGGTCTCGGAAAGATGGAGATTATGTACATAAAGGACTACAGTTTGGAAAAGTCTCTG GGCGAGCGCATAATATTGTTGTAGCTGAAAGGGTAGCACTAAACTTTATGCAGAGGATGAGTGGAATAGCAACTCTAACTAAG GCAATGGCGGATGCTGCAAGCCCGGCGTGTATCCTAGAGACTCGAAAAACAGCTCCAGGTCTACGTTTGGTAGATAAGTGGGCG GTGCTGATTGGTGGAGGGAAAAATCACAGGATGGGTTTATTTGATATGGTTATGATAAAAGATAATCATATATCAATAGCAGGAGGTATCATAAATGCCATCAGATCTGTTGATCAGTATCTAGAGCAAAAGAATCTTCAAATGGAGGTTGAG GTTGAGACCAGAACACTTGAGGAAGTAAATGAGGTGTTACATTATACATCACAAACAAGGACTTCTGTGACCAGGATAATGTTGGACAATATGGTTATACCACTACCAAATGGGGATGTCGATGTAACAATGCTTAAAAATGCTGTGGAATTGATTAATGGAAGATTTGAGACTGAG GCATCAGGCAATGTTACTCTTGAAACTGTACACAAAATTGGACAGACTGGAGTAACCTACATTTCTAG TGGCGCGCTTACACATTCGGTAAAAGCACTTGACATCTCTCTCAAAATTGACACGGACTTGGCTCTTCAAGTTGGAAGGCGTACTAAACGGGCATGA